Within the Dechloromonas denitrificans genome, the region TGGGCCACGGCAAGTTCGTCGTCCGGCTTGGCGAAGTGATCCATGCCGATGAAGACATAACCGGCTTCGGTCAGCTTCTTGATGGCCAGCGCGAGAATCTGCAGCTTGGCATCGGCCGACGGCAGATCGGGTTCGGCGATCCGGCGCTGCGGCTTGAACAGGCTCGGCATGTGCGCATAGTTGTAGATCGACAGGCGCTCCGGATCCATCGCCAGCACGCGTTCCAGCGTGCGGTTGAAGCCCATCACCGTCTGGTGCGGCAAGCCGTAGATCAGGTCGACCGAGATCGACTTGAAGCCATTGGCCCGTGCCGCCTTGATCACGTTGAAGGTTTCTTCTTCGCTCTGCACCCGGTTGACGGCGACCTGGACGACCTCATCGAAATCCTGCACGCCGACGCTCATCCGGTTGAAACCGAGTTCGCCGAGCAATGCCACGGTTTCGTAATCGACCTTGCGCGGATCGACTTCGATCGAATATTCGCCACCGTCGAGCAGCTTGAAATGCTTGCGCGTCTCGGCCATCAGCTGGCGCATTTCGTCATGCGACAGGAAAGTCGGCGTACCGCCGCCCCAATGCAGCTGAATGACTTCGTGCTCGCCATCCCGGCCTTCCAGGCTGGCGCTCTGCAAGGCCAGCTCCTTGGCCAGATACTTCAGGTATTTGGCGCTGCGCCCGTGATCCTTGGTAATGATCTTGTTACAGGCGCAGTAATAGCAAATAGTGTTGCAGAAGGGGATGTGGAAGTATAATGACAGCGGACGGCTGATGCCGCCGATGTTGCGCTTGCCGAGCCAGAGTTTGGCGGCGTCCGAGTCGAAAGCCTCGACGAAACGGTCGGCCGTCGGATAAGACGTGTAGCGAGGGCCGTTTACGTCGAAACGGCGAATGATCTGAGGATCGAAGACGAGATTTTCAGTTGCGAAATTCATGGGACATGCCACCAATAGTTGGCTGGATTATGTTCGGATGGAGCAATTTAGCGGTTGACATGGATCAAGCTAACGCAGGTTGCCAATGCCTCAAACAGTCCCACTGAATCAAGATATTTCATTGTCCGTCATCAAGACGGCTTGTTCGAATTGTAACCTGCGCGAGCTGTGCTTGCCGTATGGTCTTAACCTTGAAGAACTTGAGCGTCTCGACGACCTCGTTTCGACGCGCCGCCGCATCAAGCGCGGCGACCATCTTTACCGCGCCGGGGCTACTTTTGACAGCATCTACGCCATTCGCAGCGGCTTCTTCAAGACCGACGTGCTGCTCGAAGATGGCCGCGACCAGGTCACCGGCTTCCAGATGGCCGGCGAGCTGCTCGGCCTCGACGGAATCAGCACCGAATTCCATACTTGCAACGCCATCGCGCTCGAAGACAGCGAGATCTGCTCAATCCCCTTCTCGCGCCTGGAAAGCCTGTCGCGGGAAATCCAGAATCTGCAGCATCATTTTCACAAGGTGATGAGTCGCGAAATCGTCCGCGACCATGGCGTGATGATGCTGCTCGGTACGATGCGCGCCGAAGAGCGTCTCGCCGCCTTCCTGCTCAACCTGTCCCAGCGCTTCACGGCACGCGGCTTCTCGCATGCCGAGTTCTATCTGCGCATGACGCGCGAGGAAATCGGCAGCTATCTCGGTTTGAAGCTGGAAACCGTGTCCCGGGCTTTTTCCCGTTTTCAGGAAGAAGGTCATATTGCGGTTCAGCAGAAGCACATCCGGATTCTCAACGTCAACGGCCTGAAGGCCCTGATGAATCACCGCCACTAAGCGGTTTCGTCCGGCTCCAGAAGCGAGCCGGGCGGGCTGGCGCGACGCGGCCGAGGCCGCCTCTCGAGGAAACGGTCAAACGACGGCAAGTTGCTGATATCGGGCAAAGAGGCCGGGAGCTATGCTATACATACGCCATTCTCCTACCGCAGGGCCATTTCAGAATCATGAACACGCCAGAAAGCTCCGTCGTATTCGGCACCGAAGACATATTGCTCAGTTTGTGCAACTCGGTGACCCGCGTCCTGACCGTCGCCACCCAAAGCCAGATCCACTTCTCCGGCATGGTCCAGCGCATCACCAAGACCTGCCTGAAGCCGGATATCGGCTGCTTCGTCCTGTTCGACGGCGGCTTCTCCGGCCTGGTGGTCATCAACTTCTCGGCCCAAGCCGCGATGGAGTTGTACGAGAGCTACATGCTGAGCATGGGCATGTCGAAGGACGATCTGGCCAGTTCCCACACCTCGGATGAAGTGAGCAATGTCATGGGCGAGCTGATGAACCAGATCGTCGGCGACTTCACCGGCAAGGTGGCGCGTGAGCTGCAGACTCATATCACGCAGAATCAGCCGAAAATGCTGGTCCTCAACAAGCAGGTGATGTTGAGCGTAGACACCAATCTCGACAAACCCGAAGCCCGCCGCGTCACCTTCTACACCGGCCACAACAACATTTTCTATCTCGAACTGGCGATTGACCGGACCGAGTTCATCAAGTTGTTCGACTTCGAGGCCAACGAGGCTCCGGACCCGGATGACCTGATCGCTCAGGCCAACGCGCAGCCGGCGCCCCAGCCTGAGCCGCAACAGGCGCCGACGAACGAACACGACGACCTGCTCAAGTCGCTCGGCATGTAAAGCCGGCAACCTGCCCGCTGTTGCTCTTTACAGCGGGCAGGCGAAACAACTACCTCCCCCGCCCGGCCTGAACGGCCACATGTTTTTCCTGCATCGGCGCTGTTTTTCGCGCCGCCTGTTGTCGACCGCGGAAGTTAAGAGGATACTACTTTAGTCATATAAAAATTACCGCGCTCCATGCCCGGGCAGAGAAAAATTGTCAGTTTCCTGGCGTCACATGCCAGAGCTTGGCAGGGAGAGAGACCATGTTCGCTCCATTGAATCGACTTAGTGTCCGCAACCGGATATGGAGCATCGTGCTTATTTTCATTGGCGGTACCGTGCTCGGCATCACGATTGACGTGCTGATGCTGAAACAAACGCTGCGCCAGGAAAAAGAGGCCACCATCCGGCAAGTCGTAGAGAGCGCTTATGGCGTCGTGGCTCACTATCGCGATCTGCAGCAGAACGGCATCCTGAGCCGGGAGGCGGCCCAAGCGGCGGCGATCAGTACTATCAAGGGCATGCGCTACAACGGCGAGGAATATTTCTGGATCAACGATAACCAGACGCCGGCCCGGATGGTCATGCATCCGCTGATGCCGGAGCTCGATGGCCAACCCCTGCTCGACGAGAAGTTCAACTGCGTCACCAGTCTGCGCAGCGGTTCGGATGGGCCGTTTGTCTCTACCGACGGGAAGAAAAACGTTCTGCAAGCAGTCGCCGAAGTGGTGGGACAAACCGGCCACGGCTACGTCACCTATTTATGGCCCAAGGTCCAACCGGGCGGAGGCCTTGCCCAGCAAGGCTTTCCCAAACTTTCCTACGTCAAGGAATTTGCCCCCTGGGGCTGGATCATCGGCTCCGGTATTTATATCGACGACATCGATGCTGCGGTGCGCGCCCGGGCAACCCTCAATCTGTTGCTGCTACTCGGGATGAGTACGGCCTTGCTGCTGCTGACCAGCCTGATCGCGCGCAGCATTACCCGGCCGCTACAAGCTACGATGCAGACCATGCATGGCATCGCCAAGAGCAATGCCGATCTTGACCAACGGGTGCCGGTCGAGGGACGCAGCGAAATTGCCGAACTGGCCAGCAATTTCAATCAAATGCTTGATCATATTCAGACCCGTGATCGGGCGCTGCTCAGACACCAGGAAGTCCTCGAGGAAGAAGTATCCAGTCGCACCGCCAGCCTGCGTGAAGCAAATATCAAACTGGATGCCGAACTGAACGAACGCAAACGTCAGGAAACGATATTGCAGGAAAACTTCGAGCACGTCCGAGCCTTGAACAAGCAGCTCGAAGATGCCCAGAACCAGCTCCTGCAATCGGAAAAAATGGCCTCGATTGGCCAGCTGGCGGCTGGCGTCGCCCATGAGATCAACAACCCGATTGGTTTTGTCAGTTCCAATCTGGGGACATTGAAAGAATATATCGACGACTTGCTGGGCATCATCCAGGCCTACGAAAAAGCTGACCCGCTGCTGGCCAGCCAGCCCGAAATCAACTCGGTCATTGCCGCCCTGAAGAAGCAAGCCGATCTCGGATTTCTCCGCAAGGACATTGGCGTCTTGCTCGGCGAGTCGCGCCAAGGGATAGAGCGGGTCACGAAAATTGTTCAGAACCTCAAGGACTTTTCCCGGATAGACAGCTCAGACTGGGCCGCAGTCAATCTCGAGGATGGTCTTGACAACACCTTGGGTATCCTCGCGAACGAGATCAAGGGCAAGGCCGATATCGTCAAGGAATATGGCGGGCTGCCACGCGTCGAATGTCTCGGTTCGCAACTGAACCAGGTATTCGTGATTCTGCTGGGCAACGCCGCCCAGGCGATCGAGTCGCACGGGACGATCACCATCCGCACCGGCTCGACCGAGGCCGATGTCTGGATCGAAATAGCCGATACCGGCAAGGGCATTTCGCCGGAAAACATCAAACGGATATTCGATCCCTTCTTCACCACCAAGGCGATTGGCAAGGGCACCGGGCTTGGCCTCTCGCTGGCTTACAGCATCGTCCAGAAACACCATGGAAAACTCGCGGTGGTCAGCGAAGTCGGCGTCGGCACTTGTTTCCGCATCGAGATTCCCTGCGTTCAGCCGAATGCCCGCCCCGGCGTTACCGCCCCCGCTGCCGTCGCCGAGACGATGGCCTGAAATAAACGAAGCCGGTTCGACCAACCGGCTTCTGTGACGAGGCAAATGCCTCGCCAACAACCCCCTGCTCCAAATTTGAACAGTTGCTGAAAATATGATCAGCACGGGTTCCCTAGCGAATCCCCGGTCAGTCACAAAGCACATCTCAAGCCACTGATTTAACGCAATTTTCGCCAAGCCACCCCGCCCTGGCGGCGGCTGGCACACGGCGTGCACCTGTACTGGCACGAGTCGCGGCAGGACGAGGATTTCAGCAACACGGCCTGCCGCCCTTGAATCGATCGCTCGCAACTCATATCCAGAAACAGGAGACAAACATGATTTATGCATTCCCCGGTGCTGCCGGAGCCAAGATTGCCTACCAGGCCAAGTACGACAATTTCATCGGCGGCAAATGGGTTGCCCCGGTCAAGGGCGAGTACTTCAGCGTCGTCACGCCGATCAGCGGCAAGCCTTACACGATGGCCGCCCGCTCCACCGCCGAGGATATCGAACTGGCCCTCGATGCCGCCCACGCCGCTTTCCCGACCTGGGGCAAGACCTCGCCGGCCGAACGCTCGAACATCCTGCTGAAGATCGCCGACCGCATCGAAGCCAACCTCGAACTGCTGGCCTATGCCGAAACCGTCGATAACGGCAAGCCGATCCGCGAAACGCTGAATGCCGACATTCCGTTGACCGTCGACCACTTCCGCTACTTCGCCGGCTGCCTGCGCGCCCAGGAAGGCGGCATTTCCGAGATCGACGAATTCACTGCTGCCTACCACTTCCACGAGCCGCTCGGCGTCGTCGGCCAGATCATCCCGTGGAATTTCCCCATCCTGATGGCCGCCTGGAAGCTCGCCCCGGCCATCGGCGCCGGCAACTGCGTGGTCCTGAAGCCAGCCGAATCGACCCCGATCTCCATCCTGATCCTCGCCGAACTGATCGCCGACCTGCTGCCGCCGGGCGTCCTCAACATCGTCAACGGTTTCGGCCGGGAAGCCGGCATGCCGCTCGCCACCAGCAAGCGGATCGCCAAGATCGCCTTCACCGGCTCGACCTCGACCGGCCGCGTCATCGCCCAGGCCGCCGCCAACAACCTGATTCCGGCGACGCTCGAACTCGGCGGCAAGTCGCCCAACGTCTTCTTCGCCGACATCATGGACAAGGACGATGGCTTCCTCGACAAGGCCATCGAAGGTTTGGTGCTGTTCGCCTTCAACCAGGGCGAAGTGTGCACCTGCCCGTCGCGGGCGCTGATCCAGGAGTCGATCTACGACAAGTTCATGGAGCGCGTACTGAAGCGCGTCGCCGCCATCAAGCAGGGCAGCCCGCTCGACACCGAATGCATGATGGGCGCCCAGGCGTCGCAGGAACAGATGACCAAGATCCAGACCTATCTCGAACTCGGCAAGCAGGAAGGCGCCGAGTGCCTGATCGGCGGCGCCCGGGCGCATCTCGGCGGCGATCTGGAAGGCGGCTTCTACATCCAGCCGACGCTGTTCAAGGGCCACAACAAAATGCGCATCTTTCAGGAAGAAATCTTCGGGCCGGTCCTCGCAGTGACCACCTTCAAGGACGAAGCCGAGGCCCTGGCGATCGCCAACGACACGCTGTACGGCCTCGGCGCCGGCGTCTGGAGCCGTAATGGTAACGTCGCCTACCGCATGGGCCGGGCCATCCAGGCCGGTCGCGTGTGGACCAACTGCTACCACGCCTACCCGGCGCACGCCGCGTTCGGCGGCTACAAGGAATCCGGCATCGGCCGCGAGACTCACAAGGTGATGCTCGACCACTATCAGCAAACCAAGAACCTGCTGGTCAGCTACAGCGAAAGCCGGCTCGGCTTCTTCTAAACGCGGTATCGGCTCCTCTCGCCCGATTGCGGGCAAGTTCAGGGGGCGGGAAACCGCCCCCTTTTTTCCGCACCACCCGTTTGAGGAGATTCACATGGCAGACCGCGTCATCGCCACTCCAGCCGCGCTCGAACTGATCGAGGTCCTTAAGCAGCAATACGGGCCGGCGCTGCTTTTCCATCAGTCGGGCGGCTGTTGCGACAACAGCGCCGCCAACTGCTACCTGCCCACCGACCTGACCATCGGCCCCTACGACGTCCACCTCGGCGACATCGGCGGCGTCCCTTTCTACATCAGTGCCTCACAGTACGAATACTGGAAGCACACCCAACTGATCATCGATGTCATCGCCGGCCAGGGTGGCACCTTCTCGCTCGAAGGTTCGACCGGCAAGGCTTTCCACACCCGCTCACGGCTCTTCAGCAACGAAGAATGGGCCGAACTGCAGGCCGCCGGCCTCGTCTGATCGGCCAAGAAAGGATCCCCGGCCGCCAGTCCGGGGATTCCCAATAAAACGTCGGGCCCGGGGTCTTGCGGCCCACCAGGACAAACTCGTTCCAGATATCCGGCCCCCTGGAAAAAACACTTGCGGCGTCAAGGTCATAATGCGAAACTGGCAATAATATTAAATTCGGCAATCTGTTAAATGACTGCATCCGAATCACCAAAAAATGCTAAAGCCCCACCCGGCCGGCTGCTTGGCGAAGGCGGCGGACGCATCCGGGATTACCTCGCCGAAGGCGAGAATAGCTTTGTCACGCTGTTCGACAGCGCACCGCTGCCGATGTCGTGTTCGATTCTCGAAGGTGACGATCGGGCTTTGAAGTCTTTCTGGAACCAGGCTTGGTGCGAAGCATTCGGCTACCCTGAGCAGCAGGTTCAGGGAAAAAGCAGCCTGAGCTTCAATTTATGGGTAGACCCGGAAAAACGTCGCAATCTGCTGCTTCTGGCGAACCAATCGAAATGCATCCAGAGCATCGAAAGCGAATTGCGCCATGCCGATGGCTCGATCCGCCAGGTCATCATCTGGGCTCGCCGCATCGATATCGAAGGCCAGACCTGGATAGTCATCAATTACCAGGACGTCACGGCGCAACGCCAGGTCGACCAGGCGCTGCAGGAGGCCACTGCCCAGCTCCGGGAATTCCGCGAAATGGTTGAAAGCTCGAACGATGCGATGATGCTCGTCGAGGATTACCGGATCATCGAATGCAACCAGGCGGCCGAGCATCTCTACGGCCTGCCGCGCGCCAGCCTGATCGGCAAACACCCGGCCGAGCTGTCGCCGGAACATCAGGCTGATGGCGAGAAGTCAGCGGAACATGCCAAGCATCTGATGGACGAAGCAATGGCCGGCCGGATGCAACGTTTTCTCTGGAACCACCGCCGAGCCGATGGTCGTCTGGTCACCTCCGAAGTCACCCTCAATCCGGCGATGAGCAACCAGCGCGCCGGCTTGACCGGGCGCACGCGCTACATTTCGGTGCTCCGCGACGTGACCGAGACCAACCGAGCTGCCCTGGCCTTGCAGGAAAGCGAACTGCGTTTCCGCCAGTTGTTCGAGCAATCGCCGATACCGCTCGCTCTGTTCACACCGGATGGCCGCGTCGGCGCAATCAGCCACCAGTTCTCGCAACTATTCGGCTACGAGCTGGAAGACGTGCCCGATATCGTGCACTGGGGTTGCCTGGCCTACCCCGACCCGGCCTATCGGGCCGAAATAAAAGGCATCTGGGAAAGCAGCCTGGCCAAGATGCTGCGCGATGGCAGCGAAATGAAGCCGATCGAAGCCAAGGTACGCTGCAAGAACGGTGAAGACCGCAGCGTCCTGATCGGCAATGCGCTGATCGGCGACAGCATGCTGGCCAGTTTTTACGACATCACCGAGCGACGGGTTGCGCAGGCCGAACTGGAAGCGCTCAACCAGACGCTGGAAAGCCGCGTCGAGGAAAGAACGCATTCCTTGCAAAATGCCATCGCCGATTTGCGGCGCACCCAGGACGATCTGGTGCGTTCCGAGAAGCTGGCCGGACTGGGTTCCCTGGTCGCCGGCGTGGCGCACGAACTGAACACGCCGATCGGCAACGCGGTGATGGTCGCCAGCACGATGAGCGATCAGTGCCAGGCTTTCGAAGCCGCCATCGCGGAGGGCCTGCGCCGCTCGGTACTGGATCGCTTTGTCGGCGACTGCCGCGAGTCGACGCTGGTCATCGAGCGCAACCTGCAACGCGCCGCCGAATTGATCAGCAGCTTCAAGCAAGTGGCGGTCGACCAGTCGAGCTACCAGCGCCGCCCCTTCGAACTCGCCGAGGTGCTGCACGAACTGCAACTGACACTGAGTCCGATGCTGCGCCGGAGCCACGTCACGCTGAGCGAAGATATCGGCTCGGGGATTCGCATGGACAGCTACCCCGGCCCGCTGACCCAGGTCCTGATGAACATCGTCAACAACGCCGTGATCCATGCCTTTGAAGGGCGCGACAGCGGCAACATGATCATTTCCGCTCGCCGGCAGGCCAACGACCGGGTCGGCATCCGGGTGAGCGACGACGGCATCGGCATCGATCCCAAACATTTGCCGCGCATCTTCGACCCCTTCTTCACGACCAAGCTCGGCCGAGGCGGCTCCGGACTCGGTCTGCACATCGTCTACTCGCTGATTACCGAACTGCTCGGCGGCAGCGTGCGC harbors:
- the hemN gene encoding oxygen-independent coproporphyrinogen III oxidase; translated protein: MNFATENLVFDPQIIRRFDVNGPRYTSYPTADRFVEAFDSDAAKLWLGKRNIGGISRPLSLYFHIPFCNTICYYCACNKIITKDHGRSAKYLKYLAKELALQSASLEGRDGEHEVIQLHWGGGTPTFLSHDEMRQLMAETRKHFKLLDGGEYSIEVDPRKVDYETVALLGELGFNRMSVGVQDFDEVVQVAVNRVQSEEETFNVIKAARANGFKSISVDLIYGLPHQTVMGFNRTLERVLAMDPERLSIYNYAHMPSLFKPQRRIAEPDLPSADAKLQILALAIKKLTEAGYVFIGMDHFAKPDDELAVAQRQGRLHRNFQGYSTYADCDMLSFGISSISKVGPTYSQNVKTLDEYYDRLDAKMLPVFRGIELTADDILRRSIIQALMCHFELSIESIESSHLIDFHEYFAAELDDMKEMERAGLLKIEREWITVLPPGRMLVRIISMVFDRYLRADRQRTRYSKVI
- the fnr gene encoding fumarate/nitrate reduction transcriptional regulator Fnr gives rise to the protein MPQTVPLNQDISLSVIKTACSNCNLRELCLPYGLNLEELERLDDLVSTRRRIKRGDHLYRAGATFDSIYAIRSGFFKTDVLLEDGRDQVTGFQMAGELLGLDGISTEFHTCNAIALEDSEICSIPFSRLESLSREIQNLQHHFHKVMSREIVRDHGVMMLLGTMRAEERLAAFLLNLSQRFTARGFSHAEFYLRMTREEIGSYLGLKLETVSRAFSRFQEEGHIAVQQKHIRILNVNGLKALMNHRH
- a CDS encoding DUF3334 family protein; translated protein: MNTPESSVVFGTEDILLSLCNSVTRVLTVATQSQIHFSGMVQRITKTCLKPDIGCFVLFDGGFSGLVVINFSAQAAMELYESYMLSMGMSKDDLASSHTSDEVSNVMGELMNQIVGDFTGKVARELQTHITQNQPKMLVLNKQVMLSVDTNLDKPEARRVTFYTGHNNIFYLELAIDRTEFIKLFDFEANEAPDPDDLIAQANAQPAPQPEPQQAPTNEHDDLLKSLGM
- a CDS encoding cache domain-containing protein, producing MLIFIGGTVLGITIDVLMLKQTLRQEKEATIRQVVESAYGVVAHYRDLQQNGILSREAAQAAAISTIKGMRYNGEEYFWINDNQTPARMVMHPLMPELDGQPLLDEKFNCVTSLRSGSDGPFVSTDGKKNVLQAVAEVVGQTGHGYVTYLWPKVQPGGGLAQQGFPKLSYVKEFAPWGWIIGSGIYIDDIDAAVRARATLNLLLLLGMSTALLLLTSLIARSITRPLQATMQTMHGIAKSNADLDQRVPVEGRSEIAELASNFNQMLDHIQTRDRALLRHQEVLEEEVSSRTASLREANIKLDAELNERKRQETILQENFEHVRALNKQLEDAQNQLLQSEKMASIGQLAAGVAHEINNPIGFVSSNLGTLKEYIDDLLGIIQAYEKADPLLASQPEINSVIAALKKQADLGFLRKDIGVLLGESRQGIERVTKIVQNLKDFSRIDSSDWAAVNLEDGLDNTLGILANEIKGKADIVKEYGGLPRVECLGSQLNQVFVILLGNAAQAIESHGTITIRTGSTEADVWIEIADTGKGISPENIKRIFDPFFTTKAIGKGTGLGLSLAYSIVQKHHGKLAVVSEVGVGTCFRIEIPCVQPNARPGVTAPAAVAETMA
- a CDS encoding aldehyde dehydrogenase family protein, which gives rise to MIYAFPGAAGAKIAYQAKYDNFIGGKWVAPVKGEYFSVVTPISGKPYTMAARSTAEDIELALDAAHAAFPTWGKTSPAERSNILLKIADRIEANLELLAYAETVDNGKPIRETLNADIPLTVDHFRYFAGCLRAQEGGISEIDEFTAAYHFHEPLGVVGQIIPWNFPILMAAWKLAPAIGAGNCVVLKPAESTPISILILAELIADLLPPGVLNIVNGFGREAGMPLATSKRIAKIAFTGSTSTGRVIAQAAANNLIPATLELGGKSPNVFFADIMDKDDGFLDKAIEGLVLFAFNQGEVCTCPSRALIQESIYDKFMERVLKRVAAIKQGSPLDTECMMGAQASQEQMTKIQTYLELGKQEGAECLIGGARAHLGGDLEGGFYIQPTLFKGHNKMRIFQEEIFGPVLAVTTFKDEAEALAIANDTLYGLGAGVWSRNGNVAYRMGRAIQAGRVWTNCYHAYPAHAAFGGYKESGIGRETHKVMLDHYQQTKNLLVSYSESRLGFF
- a CDS encoding DUF779 domain-containing protein; amino-acid sequence: MADRVIATPAALELIEVLKQQYGPALLFHQSGGCCDNSAANCYLPTDLTIGPYDVHLGDIGGVPFYISASQYEYWKHTQLIIDVIAGQGGTFSLEGSTGKAFHTRSRLFSNEEWAELQAAGLV
- a CDS encoding PAS domain S-box protein yields the protein MTASESPKNAKAPPGRLLGEGGGRIRDYLAEGENSFVTLFDSAPLPMSCSILEGDDRALKSFWNQAWCEAFGYPEQQVQGKSSLSFNLWVDPEKRRNLLLLANQSKCIQSIESELRHADGSIRQVIIWARRIDIEGQTWIVINYQDVTAQRQVDQALQEATAQLREFREMVESSNDAMMLVEDYRIIECNQAAEHLYGLPRASLIGKHPAELSPEHQADGEKSAEHAKHLMDEAMAGRMQRFLWNHRRADGRLVTSEVTLNPAMSNQRAGLTGRTRYISVLRDVTETNRAALALQESELRFRQLFEQSPIPLALFTPDGRVGAISHQFSQLFGYELEDVPDIVHWGCLAYPDPAYRAEIKGIWESSLAKMLRDGSEMKPIEAKVRCKNGEDRSVLIGNALIGDSMLASFYDITERRVAQAELEALNQTLESRVEERTHSLQNAIADLRRTQDDLVRSEKLAGLGSLVAGVAHELNTPIGNAVMVASTMSDQCQAFEAAIAEGLRRSVLDRFVGDCRESTLVIERNLQRAAELISSFKQVAVDQSSYQRRPFELAEVLHELQLTLSPMLRRSHVTLSEDIGSGIRMDSYPGPLTQVLMNIVNNAVIHAFEGRDSGNMIISARRQANDRVGIRVSDDGIGIDPKHLPRIFDPFFTTKLGRGGSGLGLHIVYSLITELLGGSVRIESQFGHGATVIIELPLHAPTSTSADPAASRTPQRIA